A genome region from Flavobacterium sp. includes the following:
- a CDS encoding 5-formyltetrahydrofolate cyclo-ligase, with amino-acid sequence MTTSKKELRLHYKNLRATFSENDIEEKSLAIANNLIQLPIWDKTYYHVFLPIVEQKEIDTEFILHLLSGKDKEIVISKSDFETREMTHFLLTDNTKIKKNEYNIPEPVNGLPVPVENIEVVFVPLLAFDVFGNRIGYGKGFYDKFLANCKPETVKIGLSFFESVNQIDDIFESDIKLDYCVTPQKIYTF; translated from the coding sequence ATGACGACGAGTAAAAAAGAATTACGACTTCATTATAAAAATCTTCGTGCAACATTTTCTGAAAATGATATCGAAGAAAAAAGCCTGGCTATTGCCAATAATTTAATTCAATTACCTATTTGGGATAAAACTTATTATCATGTTTTTCTGCCAATTGTAGAACAAAAAGAAATTGATACCGAATTTATTCTGCATTTGCTTTCCGGAAAAGATAAAGAAATCGTAATCTCAAAAAGCGATTTTGAAACCAGAGAAATGACTCATTTTTTATTGACGGATAATACCAAAATCAAAAAAAACGAATATAATATTCCTGAACCTGTAAACGGACTTCCGGTTCCGGTAGAAAATATTGAGGTTGTTTTTGTACCGCTTTTGGCTTTTGATGTTTTTGGAAATAGAATTGGTTACGGAAAAGGTTTTTACGATAAGTTTTTGGCAAACTGCAAACCTGAAACTGTAAAAATTGGTCTTTCTTTTTTTGAATCAGTAAATCAAATTGATGATATTTTTGAATCTGATATAAAATTGGATTATTGCGTTACGCCTCAAAAGATTTATACATTTTAA
- a CDS encoding succinylglutamate desuccinylase/aspartoacylase family protein: MKNSKPLVIFGESILPGEHKTINVEIARLHTTTKLNIPVIVRRSKLEGPVVLFSAGIHGDEINGVEVVRQIISKKINRPQRGTIICIPIINMYGFVNKSREFPDGRDLNRVFPGSKKGSLASRFAYHIVEEILPIIDYAVDFHAGGASRFNVPQIRITENNMELKLLADIFNAPFTLYSRNIGGSFRNTCEKAGIKMLLFEGGKSLDINDAVANEGIKGVKRLLDYLNMLDPKHLIEPAVESSIYIKYSVWLRAKCSGLLHDYNMVGKFVTKGTILAIITDPFGKFEQKVKAPHDGYVINANHSPIVYEGDAIYHISKNSPVNDDE, from the coding sequence ATGAAAAATAGTAAGCCCCTTGTTATTTTTGGTGAATCGATTTTGCCGGGAGAACATAAAACCATAAATGTCGAAATTGCACGATTACACACCACAACAAAATTAAATATTCCTGTAATTGTGCGCCGTTCAAAGCTTGAAGGTCCAGTTGTTTTATTTTCGGCAGGAATTCACGGCGACGAAATAAACGGAGTAGAAGTCGTTCGGCAGATCATCAGCAAAAAAATAAACCGTCCGCAGAGAGGAACTATAATTTGTATTCCGATTATCAACATGTACGGATTTGTCAATAAATCCCGCGAATTTCCTGACGGTCGTGATTTAAACCGCGTTTTTCCGGGAAGTAAAAAAGGTTCTTTGGCAAGCCGGTTTGCGTATCACATTGTGGAAGAAATTTTACCCATTATAGATTATGCAGTCGATTTTCATGCCGGCGGTGCAAGCCGTTTCAATGTTCCGCAGATTCGAATTACCGAAAATAATATGGAATTGAAATTACTGGCAGATATTTTTAATGCGCCCTTTACTTTGTATTCCAGAAATATTGGCGGTTCTTTTAGAAATACTTGCGAAAAAGCCGGTATAAAAATGTTACTTTTTGAAGGAGGAAAATCTCTCGATATAAACGATGCTGTTGCAAATGAAGGAATAAAAGGCGTGAAACGTTTACTGGATTATTTGAATATGCTCGATCCAAAACACCTTATTGAACCTGCTGTAGAATCTTCTATTTATATAAAATATTCGGTTTGGCTTCGTGCAAAATGTTCCGGTTTGCTCCATGATTATAATATGGTTGGTAAATTTGTAACCAAAGGAACTATTTTGGCAATTATTACAGATCCGTTTGGGAAGTTTGAGCAGAAAGTAAAAGCGCCGCACGACGGATATGTTATTAATGCCAATCATTCGCCGATTGTTTATGAAGGCGATGCGATTTATCATATTTCTAAAAATTCTCCTGTAAATGACGACGAGTAA
- the uvrC gene encoding excinuclease ABC subunit UvrC, which translates to MSKPSLDLQIHTLPDNPGVYQYYDKDGKILYVGKAKNLKKRVSSYFNKIHDTRKTNVLVRKIVTIKHIVVPTETDALLLENNLIKTLQPRYNVLLRDDKSYPWICIKKEPFSRIFLTRRMIKDGSEYFGPYTNFKMVYTILDLIKELYPLRTCNYDLSESNINSGKFKVCLEYHIGNCKGPCEGIESLEDYQRQVDAIREILKGNFKESMKDFKRLMNQYAQNLQFEEAQKIKEKIEILENYQSRSTIVNPKITNIDVFSIVSDESAAYINFLQISHGSIIRSHTLEIKKKLDESDEELLELAIVELRERFQLLSKEIIVPFELDLGEKIKVTVPQLGDKKQILDLSIRNAKFYRIEQLKQLQIVDPDRHVNRIMAQMQKDLRLPVEPRHIECFDNSNIQGTNPVAACVVFKDGKPSKKDYRHFNVKTVEGPDDFASMTEIVYRRYKRLLDENEPLPQLIIIDGGKGQLSSALKSIDELGLRGKVAVIGIAKRLEELFYPGDSIPLYLDKKSETLKVIQQLRNEAHRFGITFHRDKRSKAALNSSVESIPGIGEKTMLTLIQHFKSVKRLKLATEKEISAVVGVSKAKKIVEFYKTN; encoded by the coding sequence ATGTCAAAACCGTCCTTAGATTTACAAATTCACACCCTGCCGGACAATCCCGGTGTGTATCAATATTACGATAAAGACGGGAAAATTTTATATGTCGGCAAAGCCAAAAATTTAAAAAAAAGGGTTTCTTCTTATTTCAATAAAATTCACGATACCCGAAAAACAAATGTTCTGGTTAGAAAAATTGTAACCATAAAACACATCGTAGTTCCAACAGAAACTGACGCACTTTTACTGGAAAACAATTTAATAAAAACGCTTCAGCCCAGATATAATGTTTTGCTGCGCGATGATAAAAGTTATCCTTGGATTTGTATCAAAAAAGAACCTTTTTCGAGAATTTTTCTAACCCGAAGAATGATAAAAGACGGCTCTGAATATTTTGGACCGTACACCAATTTCAAAATGGTATATACGATTCTGGATTTAATAAAAGAATTGTATCCGCTGCGAACCTGTAATTATGATTTAAGTGAATCGAATATTAATTCAGGCAAATTTAAAGTTTGTCTGGAATATCATATTGGCAATTGCAAAGGTCCTTGCGAAGGCATAGAATCTTTGGAAGATTACCAAAGACAAGTCGATGCAATCCGCGAAATTTTGAAAGGAAATTTTAAGGAAAGTATGAAAGATTTCAAGCGTTTAATGAATCAATATGCGCAGAATTTGCAATTTGAAGAAGCGCAGAAAATCAAAGAAAAAATAGAAATTCTGGAAAATTACCAATCGAGATCAACAATTGTAAATCCGAAGATTACCAATATTGATGTTTTCTCGATTGTTTCAGATGAAAGTGCGGCTTATATCAACTTTTTGCAGATTTCCCACGGTTCGATTATCCGTTCTCATACTTTAGAAATCAAGAAAAAACTAGACGAAAGCGACGAAGAATTATTAGAACTCGCTATTGTTGAACTTCGTGAACGTTTTCAATTATTATCTAAAGAAATTATTGTTCCGTTTGAATTGGATTTGGGCGAAAAAATAAAAGTAACCGTTCCGCAGCTTGGCGATAAAAAACAGATTCTGGATTTATCGATTCGAAATGCCAAATTCTACCGAATTGAACAACTGAAACAACTTCAGATTGTAGATCCGGATCGTCACGTAAACCGAATTATGGCACAGATGCAGAAAGATTTACGTCTTCCGGTTGAGCCTCGCCATATTGAATGTTTCGATAACTCGAATATTCAGGGAACTAATCCGGTTGCGGCCTGCGTAGTTTTTAAAGACGGAAAACCGAGTAAAAAAGATTACCGTCATTTTAATGTAAAAACGGTTGAAGGTCCCGATGATTTTGCTTCGATGACAGAAATTGTATATCGCCGTTACAAAAGATTATTAGACGAAAATGAACCTCTGCCGCAATTAATTATTATTGATGGTGGAAAAGGACAATTGTCTTCTGCCTTAAAAAGTATTGACGAATTAGGTTTACGAGGAAAAGTGGCTGTTATCGGGATTGCAAAACGTTTGGAAGAACTTTTTTATCCCGGAGATTCGATTCCGTTGTACCTTGATAAAAAATCAGAAACGTTAAAAGTGATTCAGCAATTGCGAAACGAAGCCCATAGATTTGGAATCACTTTTCACAGAGATAAACGAAGTAAAGCTGCGCTAAATTCCTCAGTAGAAAGCATTCCGGGAATTGGAGAAAAAACGATGCTTACGTTAATACAACATTTCAAAAGTGTTAAAAGATTGAAATTAGCAACAGAAAAAGAAATATCTGCCGTTGTTGGAGTATCAAAAGCCAAAAAAATTGTCGAATTTTACAAAACCAATTAG
- a CDS encoding patatin-like phospholipase family protein — MRLNQLSISNIRSKGFYSNASVKVWNTVFLFSGFFLLFSAKTFSQEVKQDSVKRPKIGLVLSGGGAKGFAHIGVLKVLEEAGLKIDYIGGTSMGSVIGGLYASGYNASQIDSIFKKTNFDELINDYIPRSSKNFYGKKNDELYAIVLPFSKFRVGIPEALSKGMYNYNLLSSLTRNVRHVRDFNQLPTPFLCIGTNIETGEEVLLNKGNLVQAMMASAAFPSLFTPVEIDGNLLVDGGVVNNYPIKEVRNLGADIIIGVDVQDDLMKRKNLKNATRILVQITNLQSIEKMKSKIKDTDVYIKPDIRDYGVISFDKGEEIIRKGEEAAFAVYEKIKSLVTEDNFYKKPKLKVATDTLEIQKINTDRLDNYTKEYIRGKLRFKPGSTITYDDLKTGINNLNATQNFSTISYCLQPDGDKDDLDLVLKENPTQTFLKLGLHYDGLYKSAVLLNLTHKKTFLKNDVTSLDIILGDNFRYDFNYYVENGFNISFGFRSRLSQFNRNVTTSLGGLVSENPNLNLINVDFLDLNNQAYFQTIFVQKFLMGGGLEYKYLKINSPTLTGEGNIIDKSNYFSAFAYLKYDSFDDKYFPSSGLYFSTDLQTYMASSDYTNKFKPFSIAKAEVSLVKTFFKKATVKIGADAGFNIGSDSVPFFDFIFGGYGYSKINNFNYFYGYDFLSIAANSFIKADIKLDYEILKKNHVNFSANFANLGDDIFTNVDWVSMPKYTGYALGYGLETIIGPIEVKQSWSPQTSKSFTWFSIGFIF; from the coding sequence ATGCGCCTAAATCAGTTGTCCATTTCAAATATCAGGTCAAAAGGATTTTATTCCAATGCCTCTGTTAAGGTATGGAACACTGTATTCCTGTTTTCTGGTTTCTTTTTGCTTTTTTCTGCAAAAACATTTTCGCAAGAAGTAAAACAAGACAGCGTAAAAAGACCAAAAATCGGTTTGGTATTAAGCGGCGGCGGCGCCAAAGGTTTTGCACATATTGGTGTTTTAAAAGTTCTGGAAGAAGCCGGACTCAAAATCGATTATATTGGCGGAACCAGTATGGGATCTGTTATTGGCGGACTCTACGCCTCAGGCTACAATGCTTCTCAAATTGATTCTATTTTTAAGAAAACCAATTTCGACGAATTGATAAACGATTATATTCCGCGTTCATCAAAAAACTTTTATGGTAAAAAAAATGATGAATTATATGCCATCGTTTTACCATTTAGCAAATTTAGAGTCGGCATTCCTGAAGCACTTTCAAAAGGAATGTACAATTATAATTTATTGAGCAGTTTAACGAGAAACGTTCGCCATGTTCGTGATTTCAATCAACTGCCTACTCCGTTTTTATGCATCGGAACCAATATTGAAACCGGTGAAGAAGTACTTCTTAATAAAGGAAATCTAGTTCAGGCTATGATGGCGAGTGCTGCTTTTCCTTCGTTGTTTACTCCCGTAGAAATTGACGGAAATTTATTGGTAGATGGCGGCGTTGTAAACAATTATCCAATTAAAGAAGTTCGAAATCTGGGAGCTGATATTATTATTGGTGTAGACGTTCAGGACGATTTGATGAAGCGAAAAAACCTTAAAAACGCAACAAGAATTTTGGTACAGATTACCAATCTTCAGTCTATCGAAAAAATGAAAAGCAAAATTAAAGACACTGATGTTTACATAAAACCAGACATTCGTGACTATGGCGTAATTTCATTTGATAAAGGTGAAGAAATCATCCGAAAAGGCGAAGAAGCCGCTTTTGCCGTTTACGAAAAAATCAAATCATTGGTAACCGAAGACAATTTCTATAAAAAACCTAAGCTAAAAGTTGCTACAGATACCCTTGAGATTCAAAAAATAAATACCGACAGATTAGATAATTATACTAAAGAATACATTAGAGGTAAACTCCGTTTTAAACCCGGAAGCACTATCACTTATGATGATCTAAAAACGGGTATTAATAATTTGAATGCGACTCAAAACTTTAGCACTATTTCATATTGTCTGCAGCCTGATGGTGATAAAGATGATCTGGATTTGGTTTTAAAAGAAAACCCAACGCAGACTTTTTTAAAACTGGGACTTCATTATGATGGTCTTTACAAAAGTGCTGTTTTGCTGAATCTTACTCATAAAAAGACATTTCTAAAAAATGACGTTACTTCTCTGGATATCATTTTAGGAGATAATTTTAGGTATGATTTTAATTATTATGTCGAAAACGGTTTTAATATCAGCTTTGGTTTTCGTTCCAGACTAAGTCAGTTCAACAGAAATGTAACCACAAGTTTGGGCGGTCTGGTTTCAGAAAACCCTAATTTAAACCTTATAAATGTAGATTTTCTTGATTTGAACAATCAGGCTTATTTTCAAACCATTTTTGTTCAGAAATTTTTAATGGGTGGTGGTTTAGAATATAAATATCTAAAAATAAACTCTCCTACACTTACCGGCGAAGGAAACATAATTGATAAAAGCAATTATTTTAGTGCTTTTGCTTATTTAAAATATGACTCATTTGACGACAAATATTTTCCAAGTTCAGGATTGTATTTTTCTACAGATTTACAGACTTATATGGCTTCATCAGACTATACGAATAAGTTTAAGCCATTTTCTATAGCAAAAGCCGAAGTCTCTCTTGTCAAAACTTTTTTCAAAAAAGCCACTGTAAAAATTGGTGCCGATGCCGGATTTAATATTGGCAGTGACAGCGTTCCGTTTTTCGATTTTATATTTGGAGGTTACGGATATAGCAAGATCAATAATTTCAATTATTTTTACGGATATGACTTTCTAAGTATTGCCGCAAATAGTTTTATAAAAGCAGATATTAAGCTTGATTACGAAATTTTAAAAAAGAACCACGTAAATTTTTCTGCTAATTTTGCGAATCTTGGTGATGATATTTTTACAAATGTAGACTGGGTTTCTATGCCTAAATACACCGGTTATGCACTAGGCTATGGTCTCGAAACTATAATTGGCCCAATCGAAGTAAAACAATCCTGGTCGCCTCAAACATCTAAGAGTTTTACATGGTTTAGCATTGGGTTTATATTTTAG
- a CDS encoding homogentisate 1,2-dioxygenase, translating to MPLYHKLGDFPQKRHTQFEKPNGGFYYEQLFGTEGFHGHSSLSYHVHRPTQVKEILNSYSVEPKIAIGKNIKSLLFKGFELKPENDFLDSRKAMLVNKDCIIGLAAPKESLRNYFYKNADADEMLFIHRGKGKLRTMLGNIPFEYGDYLIIPRGIIYQIDFETEDNRLFYVESYSPFYTPKRYKNQSGQHLEHSPFCERDFILPNELETHDEKGDFLIKIKKEGMIHEVVYATHPFDVVGWDGYNFPYGFSIHNFEPITGRVHQPPPVHQTFETAAFVVCSFCPRLYDYHPKAIPAPYNHSNIDSDEVLYYVDGDFMSRNNIEQGHITLHPKGIPHGPAPGAMERSIGHKETQELAVMVDTFRPLMVTEEAMGLDDGQYYKSWTE from the coding sequence ATGCCACTATATCATAAACTTGGGGATTTTCCTCAAAAAAGACACACGCAATTCGAAAAACCAAACGGCGGATTTTACTACGAACAGTTATTTGGAACAGAAGGTTTTCACGGACATTCGTCTCTGTCTTACCATGTTCACAGACCAACACAGGTTAAAGAAATTTTAAACTCTTATTCGGTTGAACCTAAAATTGCAATCGGAAAAAATATAAAATCACTTCTTTTTAAAGGGTTTGAATTAAAACCTGAAAATGATTTTCTGGACAGCCGAAAAGCAATGTTAGTCAATAAAGACTGTATTATTGGTTTGGCTGCGCCGAAAGAATCGCTTCGAAATTATTTCTACAAAAATGCCGATGCCGATGAAATGCTTTTCATCCACAGAGGAAAAGGAAAATTAAGAACCATGTTAGGAAATATTCCGTTTGAATATGGTGATTACTTAATTATTCCGCGCGGTATTATTTATCAAATCGATTTCGAAACAGAAGATAACCGACTATTTTATGTAGAATCGTATTCTCCATTTTATACTCCAAAACGATACAAAAACCAATCGGGTCAGCATTTAGAACATTCTCCATTTTGCGAGCGCGATTTTATTTTGCCAAACGAATTGGAAACACACGATGAAAAAGGTGATTTTTTAATTAAAATCAAAAAAGAAGGCATGATTCACGAAGTGGTTTATGCCACACATCCTTTTGACGTTGTGGGCTGGGACGGATATAATTTCCCATACGGATTTTCGATTCACAACTTTGAACCTATAACGGGACGTGTTCACCAACCGCCTCCGGTACACCAGACTTTTGAAACAGCAGCTTTTGTTGTTTGTTCATTCTGTCCTAGACTTTACGATTATCACCCAAAAGCCATTCCAGCACCGTACAATCACAGCAATATAGATTCTGACGAAGTTCTATATTATGTAGATGGCGATTTTATGAGCCGTAATAATATTGAGCAAGGTCATATTACTTTACATCCAAAAGGAATTCCACACGGTCCGGCGCCAGGCGCGATGGAACGCAGCATTGGTCATAAAGAAACTCAGGAATTAGCCGTTATGGTTGATACTTTCAGACCATTAATGGTTACTGAAGAAGCTATGGGATTAGACGACGGTCAATATTACAAATCCTGGACGGAGTAG
- the hppD gene encoding 4-hydroxyphenylpyruvate dioxygenase, with protein sequence MSKEVKSVEYGLEKIFEGAQDFLPLLGTDYVEFYVGNAKQAAHYYKSAFGYQSLAYAGLETGVKDRASYVLKQDKIRIVLTTPLTADSPINEHLKKHGDGVKVAALWVEDATKSYEETMKRGARSFMEPTVEEDEFGQVVRSGIYTYGETVHIFVERKNYNGVFLPGYREWKSDFNPESTGLKYIDHMVGNVGWNEMNTWVKFYEEVMGFVNFLSFDDKQITTEYSALMSKVMSNGNGRIKFPINEPAEGKKKSQIEEYLDFYGGPGIQHIAIATDDIIKTVSQLRARGVEFLSAPPHTYYQAIPERLGVHMDMMKEDLNEIEKLAIMVDADEDGYLLQIFTKPVQDRPTLFFEIIQRMGAKGFGAGNFKALFESIEREQELRGTL encoded by the coding sequence ATGAGTAAAGAAGTTAAATCAGTAGAATACGGATTAGAAAAAATATTTGAAGGAGCGCAGGATTTCCTTCCATTATTAGGAACAGATTATGTAGAATTTTATGTAGGAAATGCAAAGCAGGCTGCACATTATTACAAATCTGCATTTGGATATCAGTCTTTGGCTTACGCAGGATTAGAAACCGGAGTAAAAGACAGAGCATCTTATGTTTTAAAACAAGATAAAATCAGAATTGTTTTGACAACGCCATTAACGGCTGATTCTCCAATCAACGAACATTTAAAAAAACATGGCGACGGTGTAAAAGTGGCTGCGCTTTGGGTTGAAGATGCTACAAAATCATACGAAGAAACTATGAAACGCGGCGCGCGTTCATTCATGGAACCAACTGTTGAGGAAGATGAATTTGGACAAGTGGTTCGTTCTGGAATTTATACTTACGGAGAAACTGTTCACATTTTCGTGGAAAGAAAAAATTATAACGGAGTTTTCCTTCCTGGTTATAGAGAATGGAAATCTGACTTTAACCCAGAATCTACCGGATTAAAATACATTGACCACATGGTTGGAAACGTGGGCTGGAACGAAATGAATACCTGGGTTAAATTCTACGAAGAAGTTATGGGATTTGTAAATTTCCTTTCTTTCGACGACAAACAAATTACTACAGAATATTCAGCATTGATGAGTAAAGTAATGTCAAACGGAAATGGAAGAATTAAATTTCCAATTAATGAACCAGCAGAAGGAAAGAAAAAATCACAGATTGAAGAGTATTTAGATTTCTACGGCGGGCCTGGAATTCAGCATATCGCTATTGCAACAGATGATATTATCAAAACCGTATCGCAGCTAAGAGCGCGTGGTGTAGAATTTTTATCAGCTCCTCCTCATACATATTACCAAGCAATCCCGGAAAGATTAGGTGTTCACATGGATATGATGAAAGAAGATTTAAACGAAATTGAAAAGCTTGCCATTATGGTCGACGCCGATGAAGATGGTTACCTTTTACAGATTTTTACGAAGCCTGTTCAGGACCGTCCTACCCTTTTCTTCGAAATTATTCAAAGAATGGGTGCAAAAGGATTCGGTGCAGGGAACTTTAAAGCTCTTTTTGAGTCAATTGAGAGAGAACAAGAATTGAGAGGAACTCTATAA